The following proteins are encoded in a genomic region of Vibrio tasmaniensis:
- the flgE gene encoding flagellar hook protein FlgE, whose product MSYVSLSGLSAAQLDLNTTSNNIANANTFGFKESRAEFGDVYSSSLFTNAKTTPGGGAQASQVAQQFHEGSSIYTNNPMDLRVSGTGFFAVSKDRMVPEINELTRNGAFHLNKDNYMVTANDEFLLGYDVDPNSGEVLSYAPKPLDIPAEFGKPKQTENIEVGVNLPANGDLKDPATFDFKDPDTYNRATSSTVYDSMGQSYKLTTYYLKDQTQPNTWQTYYTMSDETGEKPVNITGGDATNSAGHVGHTMKFNNDGTLASLNSGQPILSDPIGAGENAIDLNGADPTQVLNFGLDSSTQFAAPFELSRFDEDGATTGFLTKIDFDEYGSVLGSYSNGENVILGRVGLVRVPNEHGLDKKGGTQWDSTNASGDKIWGESNKGSFGSINNGSLEQSNIDMTQELVDLISAQRNFQANSRSLEVHNQLQQNILQIR is encoded by the coding sequence ATGTCATATGTATCTTTAAGCGGCCTATCCGCTGCACAGTTAGACCTGAATACAACCAGTAACAACATTGCGAACGCAAACACATTTGGCTTTAAAGAGTCTCGTGCCGAGTTCGGGGATGTTTACTCAAGCTCGTTGTTCACTAACGCAAAAACAACGCCAGGAGGCGGTGCGCAAGCTAGCCAAGTGGCGCAACAGTTCCACGAAGGTTCAAGTATCTATACGAATAACCCAATGGACTTGCGTGTAAGTGGTACAGGTTTCTTTGCAGTATCGAAAGACCGTATGGTGCCAGAGATCAATGAACTAACACGTAATGGTGCATTTCACCTAAACAAAGACAACTACATGGTCACGGCTAATGATGAGTTTCTTTTAGGCTATGATGTCGATCCAAACTCGGGTGAAGTTCTTTCTTACGCACCAAAACCTCTCGACATTCCTGCTGAGTTTGGTAAGCCTAAACAGACAGAAAACATTGAAGTAGGGGTTAACCTTCCTGCGAACGGTGATCTTAAAGATCCGGCTACATTTGATTTCAAAGACCCAGATACCTATAACCGTGCAACGTCTTCGACGGTCTACGATTCTATGGGACAGTCTTACAAGTTAACGACTTACTACCTAAAAGATCAGACTCAACCGAATACTTGGCAAACGTACTACACCATGTCAGATGAAACGGGTGAAAAGCCGGTAAACATTACTGGTGGCGACGCGACGAATTCAGCTGGTCATGTTGGTCACACCATGAAATTCAACAATGACGGTACCTTAGCAAGCCTTAACAGCGGTCAGCCAATTTTGTCTGATCCTATCGGCGCTGGTGAGAACGCAATTGATTTGAACGGTGCTGATCCAACACAGGTACTTAACTTTGGTCTGGATTCTTCAACTCAGTTTGCCGCTCCGTTCGAACTGTCTAGGTTTGATGAAGATGGCGCGACAACTGGTTTCTTAACGAAAATCGATTTCGATGAGTACGGCAGTGTTCTAGGCAGTTACTCAAACGGTGAAAATGTGATACTAGGCCGCGTAGGTTTAGTTCGTGTACCGAATGAGCATGGTCTAGATAAGAAAGGCGGCACTCAATGGGATTCTACTAACGCTTCAGGTGATAAAATCTGGGGTGAATCCAATAAAGGTTCATTTGGTAGTATTAACAATGGCTCACTAGAGCAGTCGAATATCGATATGACTCAAGAATTGGTTGATTTGATTTCTGCTCAACGTAACTTCCAAGCGAACTCTCGTTCTCTAGAAGTACACAACCAACTGCAACAGAATATTCTTCAGATTCGTTAA
- the flgF gene encoding flagellar basal-body rod protein FlgF: MDRALFLAMSGAKQNMQALQLRSNNLANVSTTGFRADLAQARSMQAYGEGMPTRVFSMTERPGHNFAQGSVVTTGRDLDVTIQGDGWISVMDNTGREGLTRNGNLRVDQNGLLTNASGHLVLGENDAPITLPIPISKVEIGTDGTISVIPQGAPAEELAVVDRIKLVRPDNQSLFKDTNGLFRSKNPDQAYEADAAVTLLKGAIEGSNVNAVGEMTSLIDLQRQFEMQVKMMSTAEEMDKSSDSLLRMS, translated from the coding sequence ATGGATCGCGCACTGTTTCTTGCCATGAGTGGCGCTAAACAAAACATGCAGGCGTTGCAGCTACGTTCAAACAACCTTGCCAACGTAAGTACTACGGGTTTCCGTGCTGATTTAGCACAAGCACGTTCAATGCAAGCGTATGGTGAAGGCATGCCTACTCGTGTCTTCAGTATGACAGAGCGCCCAGGCCATAATTTCGCACAAGGTAGCGTGGTAACCACTGGCCGAGATCTCGACGTTACGATTCAAGGTGATGGCTGGATTTCAGTTATGGACAACACGGGTCGTGAAGGTTTAACCCGTAACGGTAACCTAAGGGTTGACCAAAACGGTTTACTTACCAACGCAAGTGGCCATTTAGTGCTCGGTGAAAACGACGCACCAATCACGCTCCCAATCCCAATCAGTAAAGTAGAAATTGGTACCGATGGTACGATCTCCGTTATTCCTCAAGGCGCTCCTGCTGAAGAATTGGCGGTGGTTGACCGTATTAAACTTGTACGTCCAGACAACCAAAGTTTGTTTAAAGATACGAATGGTCTATTCCGTTCTAAAAACCCAGATCAGGCATACGAAGCGGATGCAGCGGTAACGTTGCTGAAAGGTGCTATCGAAGGCAGTAACGTAAATGCCGTAGGCGAAATGACCAGCTTAATTGACTTACAACGTCAATTTGAAATGCAGGTCAAGATGATGAGCACCGCAGAGGAAATGGACAAGTCGTCTGATTCACTGCTTCGTATGAGCTAA
- the flgG gene encoding flagellar basal-body rod protein FlgG produces the protein MHPALWVSKTGLDAQQTNISTISNNLANASTIGFKKSRAVFEDLFYQNINQPGGQSSQNTELPSGLMLGAGSKVVATQKVHTHGNAQTTSNSLDMMIEGDGFFQVQMPDGETGYSRNGQFTLNGDGAIVTSGQGYALQPEIVIPEDSISVTVGNDGEVSVRLRGQQNNVVVGQITITDFVNPGGLEPIGQNLYLPTGASGDPQEGVPGLNGLGNVRQSMLEASNVNVTEELVNMIEAQRVYEMNSKVISAVDKMMSFVNQQL, from the coding sequence ATGCATCCAGCATTATGGGTAAGTAAAACCGGTTTAGACGCCCAACAAACCAATATTTCAACAATTTCAAACAACCTTGCCAACGCATCAACCATTGGTTTTAAAAAGAGCCGTGCGGTGTTTGAAGATCTGTTCTATCAGAATATTAACCAACCAGGCGGTCAATCGTCTCAGAATACTGAGCTACCGAGTGGCTTGATGTTGGGTGCCGGCTCAAAAGTCGTTGCAACTCAAAAGGTGCACACTCACGGTAATGCACAAACGACGTCTAACAGCCTAGATATGATGATCGAGGGTGATGGTTTCTTCCAAGTTCAAATGCCAGATGGTGAAACAGGTTATAGCCGTAACGGTCAGTTCACACTGAACGGTGACGGTGCGATCGTAACATCGGGCCAAGGTTATGCCCTACAACCCGAAATCGTTATTCCTGAAGACTCGATTTCGGTAACGGTTGGTAACGATGGTGAAGTGTCGGTTCGTCTGCGTGGTCAGCAAAACAACGTCGTGGTTGGCCAAATTACCATTACTGACTTCGTAAACCCAGGTGGTTTAGAGCCCATTGGCCAAAACCTTTACTTGCCTACAGGCGCAAGTGGTGACCCGCAAGAGGGGGTTCCGGGGTTGAACGGCTTAGGTAATGTTCGTCAGTCTATGCTTGAAGCATCCAATGTAAACGTAACTGAAGAGTTGGTTAATATGATTGAAGCTCAACGTGTATACGAAATGAACTCAAAAGTTATCTCGGCGGTCGATAAGATGATGAGCTTCGTTAACCAACAGCTATAG
- the flgH gene encoding flagellar basal body L-ring protein FlgH, translating into MKRIVCLALFLTMTGCTTLEPIETPAQENATTVVDAVEGDKAAQESSGIIDTLRDRTDPIAGDPAWAPINPKKKQEHYAAATGSLFNANHIGSMYDDSKPRGIGDIITVALDENTRATKKANADMSKSNDASMEPLAVGGENLELGKYNFSYDLSNTNTFAGDASANQSNSISGYITVEVIEVLANGNLVVRGEKWMTLNTGDEYIRLSGTIRPDDIDFENTIASNRVSNARIQYSGTGVQKDMQEPGFLARFFNVSL; encoded by the coding sequence ATGAAACGTATTGTTTGTTTAGCTCTGTTTTTAACTATGACGGGCTGTACCACACTGGAGCCAATTGAAACTCCGGCGCAAGAAAACGCAACCACTGTGGTTGATGCTGTAGAAGGCGACAAGGCTGCCCAGGAAAGCTCTGGTATTATCGACACACTTCGAGATAGAACGGACCCTATTGCTGGTGATCCTGCATGGGCGCCAATTAACCCGAAGAAAAAACAAGAGCATTATGCCGCAGCAACCGGTTCACTGTTTAACGCTAACCACATTGGCAGCATGTATGACGATTCAAAACCTCGCGGTATTGGTGACATTATTACAGTCGCGTTAGATGAGAATACGCGAGCGACCAAAAAAGCCAACGCAGATATGTCTAAATCGAACGACGCATCGATGGAACCGTTAGCTGTAGGCGGTGAAAATCTAGAACTCGGTAAATACAATTTCTCTTATGATTTGAGCAATACCAACACCTTTGCAGGTGATGCCTCAGCTAACCAAAGTAACAGCATCAGCGGCTACATTACTGTTGAAGTTATCGAAGTATTAGCCAATGGCAACCTAGTGGTTCGTGGTGAAAAGTGGATGACCTTGAATACGGGTGATGAGTATATTCGCCTAAGTGGCACCATCCGCCCTGATGATATCGACTTTGAGAATACCATTGCTTCGAACCGTGTTTCGAACGCCCGAATTCAGTACTCGGGTACGGGTGTGCAGAAAGATATGCAAGAACCTGGATTCTTGGCACGATTCTTTAATGTATCACTGTAG
- a CDS encoding flagellar basal body P-ring protein FlgI: MKKLTLVLFGMLFLATSAHAARIKDVAKVAGVRSNQLVGYGLVTGLPGTGETTPFTDQTFNAMLQNFGIQLPPGTKPKTKNVAAVIVTAELPAFSKQGQEVDVTVSSIGSAKSLRGGTLLQTFLKGLDGQVYAVAQGNLVVSGFSAQGNDGSKLVGNNPNVGIISSGATVEQEIPTPFGRGDYITFNLIQSDFTTAQRLADAVNNFLGPQMASAVDATSVKVRAPREISQRVAFLSAIENIEFDPAEGSAKIIVNSRTGTIVVGKHVRLKAAAVTHGGMTVAIKENLNVSQPNAFAGGQTVVVPDSDIEVTEADGKMFKFEPGLTLDDLVRAVNEVGAAPSDLMAILQALKQAGAIEGQLIII; encoded by the coding sequence ATGAAAAAACTAACACTCGTACTCTTCGGCATGCTATTTCTTGCCACCAGTGCTCATGCTGCGCGTATTAAAGACGTGGCAAAAGTGGCGGGTGTTCGTAGTAACCAACTTGTCGGCTACGGTTTGGTCACAGGTTTGCCGGGCACCGGTGAGACAACTCCCTTTACCGATCAAACGTTTAACGCAATGCTGCAAAATTTTGGCATTCAATTGCCGCCTGGTACTAAGCCAAAAACCAAAAACGTAGCGGCTGTTATTGTTACCGCTGAATTGCCGGCTTTCTCTAAGCAAGGTCAGGAAGTTGACGTAACGGTATCGTCTATTGGTTCTGCAAAAAGCCTTCGTGGTGGTACTTTGCTGCAGACTTTCCTTAAAGGTCTAGACGGCCAAGTGTACGCTGTGGCACAAGGTAATTTGGTGGTGAGTGGTTTTAGTGCTCAAGGCAACGACGGCTCTAAGCTCGTTGGTAACAACCCAAACGTTGGTATCATCTCTAGCGGTGCGACGGTAGAGCAAGAAATTCCAACCCCATTTGGCCGTGGTGACTACATCACTTTCAACCTAATCCAATCTGATTTCACAACAGCTCAGCGCCTAGCTGATGCGGTGAATAATTTCCTCGGCCCTCAAATGGCGTCTGCGGTAGATGCGACTTCTGTAAAAGTTCGTGCGCCACGTGAAATCAGTCAACGCGTAGCTTTCTTGTCAGCCATTGAAAACATCGAATTTGACCCAGCCGAGGGCTCTGCAAAAATCATTGTTAACTCTCGTACCGGTACTATTGTTGTTGGTAAGCACGTGCGTTTAAAAGCAGCGGCGGTAACACACGGTGGCATGACCGTTGCGATCAAAGAAAACCTAAATGTAAGCCAGCCTAATGCATTCGCTGGTGGTCAAACGGTCGTGGTTCCCGATTCAGATATCGAAGTAACCGAAGCCGATGGCAAGATGTTCAAGTTCGAACCCGGCTTAACGCTCGACGATTTGGTACGAGCTGTCAACGAAGTTGGCGCCGCACCTTCTGATTTAATGGCAATCCTTCAAGCACTGAAACAAGCGGGTGCAATTGAAGGTCAGTTGATCATTATTTAA
- the flgJ gene encoding flagellar assembly peptidoglycan hydrolase FlgJ — MIKNNNDIGFIHDIGSLDRLRQQAVSGEEGSEKEALTAAAKQFESIFTSMLFKSMRDANSSFKSDMLNSQNEQFYRQMQDDQMASELSASGSLGLADMIVAQLSAGQASDATEDKVRSEGFDTSLQRPRYSGRAEGRVSDVQSSQAMSATDVSAAKQSASFDSPESFVASMKPYAEKAASALGVDSSLLLAQAALETGWGSKMIKNSLGNSNNLFNIKADRSWKGDKVATQTLEFHGKTAVKESASFRSYSNFEDSFNDYVKFLNENPRYETALQHQGNSENFIKGIHQAGYATDPNYADKVLRVKAKIDEMK; from the coding sequence ATGATTAAAAATAACAATGACATCGGCTTTATTCATGATATCGGTAGCCTAGACCGCCTTCGTCAACAAGCGGTAAGCGGTGAAGAAGGCAGTGAAAAAGAAGCGCTAACCGCTGCGGCGAAACAGTTTGAATCTATTTTTACTTCGATGCTGTTTAAGTCGATGCGTGATGCGAACTCGAGCTTTAAGTCAGATATGTTAAACAGCCAGAACGAGCAATTTTATCGTCAGATGCAAGATGATCAAATGGCAAGTGAGTTGAGTGCTTCAGGTTCGTTAGGTCTTGCGGACATGATCGTGGCTCAGTTAAGTGCTGGTCAAGCAAGCGACGCAACAGAAGATAAGGTTCGTAGTGAAGGCTTTGATACTTCATTGCAAAGGCCTCGATATTCAGGCCGTGCAGAAGGTAGAGTATCGGATGTTCAATCTTCGCAAGCTATGTCAGCAACAGATGTGTCAGCAGCAAAACAATCCGCTTCATTTGACTCTCCAGAATCGTTTGTTGCCTCAATGAAGCCTTACGCTGAAAAAGCGGCGAGCGCGCTCGGTGTCGATTCATCACTGCTATTGGCACAAGCGGCACTTGAAACAGGTTGGGGTTCTAAGATGATTAAGAACTCTTTGGGCAACAGCAATAACCTATTCAACATCAAAGCTGATAGAAGTTGGAAGGGCGATAAGGTTGCTACTCAAACTCTAGAGTTCCATGGTAAAACAGCCGTTAAAGAGTCGGCTTCTTTCCGTTCTTACTCTAATTTCGAAGATAGCTTTAATGATTACGTGAAGTTCTTGAACGAAAACCCAAGATACGAAACGGCATTGCAGCATCAAGGTAACTCTGAGAATTTCATCAAAGGCATTCACCAGGCGGGTTACGCAACCGACCCTAACTATGCCGATAAAGTTTTACGAGTTAAAGCTAAGATTGATGAGATGAAATAG
- the flgK gene encoding flagellar hook-associated protein FlgK, whose protein sequence is MASDLLNVGAQSVLTAQRQLNTTGHNISNANTEGYSRQSVVQGVNDPRQYGGQTYGMGVHVENVRRSWDQFAVKELNLSTTNAANKADTEANLDMLSSMLSSVVSKKIPENLNEWFDSVKTLADTPNDVGTRKVVIEKAGLLSKTLNEFHETVRQQSDSANKKLDMGIERVNQIAYEIRDLQRLMVRTPGPHNDLQDQHEQLVNELSGYTKVTVTPRANNEGFNVHIGNGHTLVSGTEASQLKMIDGVPDAHQRRLAIVEGKSLKAITNRDIDGQIGAMLDMRDEHIPAVMDELGRLATAFSYEVNALQSQGLDLNGNVGKNLFTDVNSELVAKSRVTAHGQSKADVAVYIDDTSALKGGEYGLKYDGSDYMVIKPDGETVKVSTNSTGNAFYLDGMRVEVRNPPELGEKLLLRPTRNFAAQIQMETKDPKDIAAQSYEASTTFAKGTAEFKILAAGQLREFEVIVSPKGEQFAVTDPKGNILMQPQPYPPQGPVTINGTTFELTPGAVANDKFTANLVPSEGDNGNLRKLQNLQTGKVLDDGESTILDLYHNLNTNTGLKSSTANRLSDIARLEKESAQERIASVSGVNLDEEAANMMKFQQAYMASSRIMQAANDTFNTILALR, encoded by the coding sequence ATGGCGTCGGATCTTCTGAATGTAGGAGCACAAAGTGTTCTTACTGCTCAGAGACAGTTAAACACCACAGGTCATAACATTTCTAACGCCAACACAGAGGGCTATAGCCGTCAGTCTGTGGTTCAAGGTGTGAATGACCCGCGCCAGTACGGTGGTCAAACCTACGGTATGGGTGTGCATGTGGAAAATGTTCGCCGCTCTTGGGATCAGTTTGCCGTCAAAGAACTTAACTTATCAACAACCAATGCCGCTAACAAAGCGGATACAGAAGCTAACCTGGATATGCTGTCAAGCATGTTGTCATCGGTTGTTTCGAAGAAGATCCCAGAGAACCTCAATGAATGGTTTGATTCGGTTAAGACGCTTGCTGACACTCCTAATGATGTTGGTACACGAAAAGTCGTCATAGAAAAAGCCGGGTTATTAAGTAAAACGCTAAATGAATTTCATGAAACCGTTCGTCAACAGTCTGATTCTGCGAATAAAAAATTAGACATGGGTATCGAGCGAGTTAACCAAATTGCATACGAGATCCGTGATCTTCAGCGACTAATGGTACGAACTCCCGGACCTCATAATGATCTACAAGATCAGCACGAACAGCTAGTTAATGAGCTTTCTGGTTACACTAAAGTGACGGTGACACCACGCGCTAATAATGAAGGCTTTAATGTCCATATCGGTAATGGTCATACCTTAGTTTCTGGGACAGAAGCGAGCCAGCTGAAAATGATCGATGGCGTACCAGATGCACATCAGCGTCGTCTTGCTATCGTAGAAGGAAAGTCATTAAAGGCGATTACTAACCGCGATATTGATGGACAAATCGGCGCGATGTTAGACATGCGTGATGAACATATTCCTGCAGTTATGGATGAGCTTGGTCGTTTGGCGACCGCGTTTTCATACGAGGTCAATGCATTGCAATCGCAAGGTTTGGATCTCAATGGCAATGTAGGTAAAAACCTGTTTACCGATGTGAACTCTGAGTTAGTGGCTAAGTCTCGTGTTACTGCTCACGGACAGTCAAAAGCAGATGTCGCGGTTTATATTGATGATACTTCTGCTCTAAAAGGCGGCGAGTATGGCCTGAAATACGATGGCAGCGATTATATGGTGATTAAGCCAGATGGTGAAACGGTAAAAGTTAGCACTAATTCAACCGGCAATGCTTTTTATTTAGATGGCATGCGAGTGGAAGTTCGAAACCCGCCTGAACTGGGTGAGAAGCTTTTGCTACGCCCAACCCGCAACTTTGCCGCTCAGATTCAGATGGAAACCAAAGACCCTAAAGATATTGCGGCACAAAGCTATGAGGCATCAACTACCTTTGCTAAAGGCACTGCGGAGTTCAAAATATTGGCGGCAGGTCAACTGCGAGAGTTTGAAGTGATTGTGTCACCAAAGGGCGAACAGTTTGCGGTTACTGATCCTAAAGGCAACATACTTATGCAGCCTCAACCGTATCCACCACAAGGCCCTGTGACTATTAATGGCACAACGTTTGAACTTACACCGGGTGCGGTGGCAAACGATAAATTTACGGCAAACCTTGTCCCATCAGAAGGTGACAATGGCAACTTGCGTAAATTGCAAAATCTCCAAACAGGCAAAGTCTTGGATGATGGTGAGTCTACGATTCTAGATCTTTACCACAACTTGAATACTAATACGGGCTTGAAATCTTCAACGGCAAATCGCTTGAGTGATATTGCTAGATTAGAAAAAGAGTCAGCTCAAGAACGTATTGCTTCAGTCTCTGGGGTGAACCTAGATGAAGAAGCGGCAAATATGATGAAATTTCAGCAAGCGTACATGGCTTCGTCACGCATCATGCAAGCCGCCAATGATACGTTTAATACTATTTTGGCTTTGAGATAG
- the flgL gene encoding flagellar hook-associated protein FlgL: MLTRISSFHNYQSVQNDFRRQENKVHHNQAQLASGKKLQSASDDPLATHYLQNIGQQSEQLKQYVDAITLIRNRLEHHEVMVANSEGFADEAKRTVMEMINGALSPEDRLAKKREIQELSNNLLHLANTQDESGNYTFSGTKPKSQPFFQDNEGNVSYQGDDYQRKMRVATSFEMAMNDPGSKLFMEIDNPFGDYEPQYDLEPASELLLGRATNKADDSATYKVTFVDMQTGKFAYQLEKDGKVVASEDFDPSKGVVYEGLNIQFKGQITKGDSITLEPRKTFSIFDTFKETAEQAENPVSDASATAKLHQMTEEFHAAFIHLTKARTDVGARLSTLDIQEQQHEDFKLSLAKAKSNFEDLDYSKAIIEFNENSRALQASQQAFGKTKDLTLFNYI; the protein is encoded by the coding sequence ATGTTGACTCGTATTTCTAGCTTTCATAATTATCAGTCAGTACAAAATGACTTTCGCCGCCAAGAAAATAAGGTGCATCATAATCAAGCTCAACTGGCTTCTGGTAAGAAACTACAGTCGGCGAGTGATGATCCTTTGGCGACGCATTATTTACAAAACATCGGCCAGCAATCTGAGCAACTTAAACAGTATGTCGATGCGATCACTCTAATTAGAAACCGCCTTGAACATCATGAAGTCATGGTCGCCAACTCGGAAGGGTTCGCGGATGAAGCAAAACGAACCGTGATGGAAATGATTAACGGTGCACTTTCTCCGGAAGACCGTTTAGCGAAGAAACGTGAAATTCAAGAGTTATCGAATAATCTTCTGCACTTAGCTAATACTCAAGATGAGTCGGGTAACTACACATTTTCAGGCACCAAGCCCAAGAGCCAACCGTTTTTTCAAGATAACGAAGGGAATGTCTCTTATCAAGGTGATGACTATCAAAGAAAGATGCGAGTAGCAACTAGCTTTGAAATGGCAATGAACGATCCGGGCAGTAAGTTGTTTATGGAAATAGATAACCCGTTTGGTGATTACGAGCCTCAGTATGATCTTGAACCAGCCTCTGAGTTATTACTAGGGCGCGCAACCAATAAAGCTGACGATAGTGCAACTTATAAAGTGACCTTTGTTGATATGCAAACAGGCAAGTTCGCTTACCAGCTTGAAAAAGATGGCAAAGTGGTTGCTTCGGAAGATTTTGATCCTTCGAAAGGTGTTGTCTATGAAGGTCTGAATATCCAATTCAAGGGGCAGATCACTAAGGGTGACTCGATCACTTTAGAGCCGAGAAAGACATTCTCCATTTTTGATACATTCAAAGAGACCGCCGAACAGGCTGAGAATCCAGTATCGGATGCATCGGCAACGGCAAAGCTGCACCAAATGACAGAAGAATTTCATGCCGCGTTTATTCATTTGACTAAGGCAAGAACGGATGTTGGTGCACGTTTGAGTACGTTGGATATTCAAGAGCAGCAACATGAAGATTTTAAGTTGTCTTTAGCGAAAGCCAAAAGCAACTTTGAAGACTTGGATTATTCGAAAGCCATCA